Proteins from one Phocoena phocoena chromosome 7, mPhoPho1.1, whole genome shotgun sequence genomic window:
- the ZEB2 gene encoding zinc finger E-box-binding homeobox 2 isoform X2 — MKQPIMADGPRCKRRKQANPRRKNVVNYDNVVDTGSETDEEDKLQIAEEDGIANPLDQERSPASVPNHESSPHGSQALLPREEEEDEIREGGVEHTWHNNDILPASVDGPVKNANCTSDFEEYFAKRKLEERDGHAVSIEEYLQRSDTAIIYPEAPEELSRLGTPEANGQEENDLPPGTPDAFAQLLTCPYCDRGYKRLTSLKEHIKYRHEKNEENFSCPLCSYTFAYRTQLERHMVTHKPGTDQHQMLTQGAGNRKFKCTECGKAFKYKHHLKEHLRIHSGEKPYECPNCKKRFSHSGSYSSHISSKKCIGLISVNGRMRNNIKTGSSPNSVSSSPTNSAITQLRNKLENGKPLSMSEPTGLLKIKTEPLDFNDYNKVLMATHGFSGTSPFMNGALGATSPLGVHPSAQSPMQHLGVGMEAPLLGFHTMNSNLSEVQKVLQIVDNTVSRQKMDCKAEEISKLKGYHMKDPCSQPEEQGVTSPNIPPVGLPVVSHNGATKSIIDYTLEKVNEAKACLQSLTTDSRRQISNIKKGKLRTLIDLVTDDKMIENHNISTPFSCQFCKESFPGPIPLHQHERYLCKMNEEIKAVLQPHENIVPNKAGVFVDNKALLLSSVLSEKGMTSPINPYKDHMSVLKAYYAMNMEPNSDELLKISIAVGLPQEFVKEWFEQRKVYQYSNSRSPSLERNSKPLAPNSNPPTKDSLLPRSPVKPMDSITSPSIAELHNSVTNCDPPLRLTKPSHFTNIKPVEKLDHSRSNTPSPLNLSSTSSKNSHSSSYTPNSFSSEELQAEPLDLSLPKQMKEPKSIIATKNKTKVGSINLDHNSVSSSSENSDEPLNLTFIKKEFSNSNNLDNKSANPVFGMNPFSAKPLYTALPPQSAFPPATFMPPVQTSIPGLRPYPGLDQMSFLPHMAYTYPTGAATFADMQQRRKYQRKPGFQGELLDGAQDYMSGLDDMTDSDSCLSRKKIKKTESGMYACDLCDKTFQKSSSLLRHKYEHTGKRPHQCQICKKAFKHKHHLIEHSRLHSGEKPYQCDKCGKRFSHSGSYSQHMNHRYSYCKREAEEREAAEREAREKGHLEPTELLMNRAYLQSITPQGYSDSEERESMPRDGESEKEHEKEGEDGYGKLGRQDGDEEFEEEEEESENKSMDTDPETIRDEEETGEHSMDDSSEDGKMETKSDHEEDNMEDGM; from the exons TTAAGAATGCAAATTGCACATCAGACTTTGAGGAATACTTtgccaaaagaaaactggaggaaCGCGATGGCCATGCAGTCAGCATCGAAGAGTACCTTCAGCGCAGTGACACAGCCATCATTTACCCAGAAGCCCCTGAGGAGCTGTCTCGCCTTGGCACGCCAGAGGCCAATGGGCAGGAAGAAAATG ACCTGCCACCTGGAACTCCAGATGCTTTTGCCCAACTGCTGACCTGCCCCTACTGCGACCGGGGCTACAAGCGCTTGACATCACTGAAGGAGCACATCAAGTACCGCCACgagaagaatgaagagaactTTTCCTGCCCTCTGTGTAGCTACACGTTTGCCTACCGCACCCAGCTCGAGCGGCATATGGTGACGCACAAGCCAGGGACAGATCAG CACCAAATGCTGACCCAAGGAGCAGGTAATCGCAAGTTCAAATGCACAGAGTGTGGCAAGGCCTTCAAATATAAACACCATCTGAAAGAACACCTGCGAATTCACAGTG GTGAAAAACCGTACGAGTGCCCCAACTGCAAGAAACGTTTCTCCCACTCTGGTTCCTACAGTTCACACATCAGCAGCAAGAAATGTATTGGCTTAATCTCTGTAAATGGCCGGATGAGAAACAATATCAAGACGGGTTCTTCCCctaattctgtttcttcttctcctACTAATTCAGCCATTACCCAGTTAAGAAACAAATTGGAGAATGGAAAACCACTTAGTATGTCTGAACCAACAGGcttacttaaaattaaaacagaaccACTAGACTTCAATGACTATAATAAAGTTCTTATGGCCACACACGGGTTTAGTGGCACTAGTCCCTTTATGAATGGTGCCCTTGGAGCCACCAGCCCTTTAGGAGTTCATCCGTCTGCTCAGAGCCCAATGCAGCACTTAGGTGTAGGGATGGAAGCCCCTTTACTTGGATTTCACACAATGAATAGTAATTTAAGCGAGGTACAAAAGGTTCTACAGATTGTGGACAACACAGTTTCCAGGCAAAAAATGGACTGCAAGGCAGAAGAAATTTCCAAGTTGAAAGGTTATCACATGAAGGATCCATGCTCTCAACCTGAGGAACAAGGAGTTACTTCTCCTAATATTCCACCCGTAGGTCTTCCAGTAGTGAGTCATAATGGTGCCACTAAAAGTATTATCGACTACACGTTAGAAAAAGTCAATGAAGCCAAAGCTTGCCTCCAGAGCTTGACTACTGACTCAAGGAGACAGATCAGTAACATAAAGAAAGGGAAGCTACGTACTTTAATAGATTTGGTCACTGATGACAAAATGATTGAGAACCACAACATATCCACTCCATTCTCCTGCCAGTTCTGTAAAGAAAGTTTTCCTGGCCCCATTCCTTTGCATCAGCATGAACGTTACCTTTGTAAGATGAATGAAGAGATCAAGGCAGTCCTACAACCCCATGAAAACATAGTCCCCAACAAAGCCGGAGTTTTTGTTGATAATAAAGCCCTCCTCTTGTCATCTGTACTTTCTGAGAAAGGAATGACAAGCCCCATTAACCCATACAAGGACCACATGTCTGTACTTAAAGCATATTATGCTATGAACATGGAGCCCAACTCTGATGAACTGCTGAAAATTTCTATTGCTGTGGGCCTTCCTCAGGAATTTGTGAAGGAATGGTTTGAGCAACGAAAAGTCTACCAGTACTCAAATTCCAGGTCACCATCACTGGAAAGGAACTCCAAGCCGTTAGCCCCCAACAGTAATCCTCCCACAAAAGACTCTTTATTACCCAGGTCTCCTGTAAAACCTATGGACTCCATCACGTCGCCATCTATAGCAGAACTCCACAACAGTGTTACGAATTGCGATCCTCCTCTCAGGCTAACAAAACCTTCCCATTTTACCAACATTAAACCAGTTGAAAAATTGGACCACTCCAGGAGTAATACTCCTTCTCCCTTAAATCTTTCCTCCACATCTTCTAAAAACTCCCACAGTAGTTCTTACACTCCAAACAGCTTCTCTTCTGAGGAGCTCCAGGCTGAGCCTTTGGACTTGTCATTACCAAAACAGATGAAAGAACCCAAAAGTATTATAGccacaaagaacaaaacaaaagttgGCAGCATAAATTTAGACCATAACAGTGTTTCTTCGTCATCTGAAAACTCAGATGAGCCTCTGAACTTGACGTTTATCAAGAAGGAGTTTTCAAATTCAAATAATCTGGACAACAAAAGCGCTAACCCAGTGTTCGGCATGAACCCATTTAGTGCCAAACCTCTATACACAGCTCTTCCTCCACAAAGTGCATTTCCTCCTGCCACTTTCATGCCACCAGTCCAGACTAGTATCCCTGGGCTACGACCATACCCAGGACTGGATCAGATGAGCTTTCTACCACATATGGCCTATACTTACCCAACTGGAGCAGCTACTTTTGCTGATATGCAGCAAAGGAGAAAGTACCAGCGAAAACCAGGATTCCAG GGAGAATTGCTTGATGGAGCACAAGACTACATGTCAGGCCTAGATGACATGACAGACTCCGACTCCTGTCTGTCTCGAAAGAAGATCAAGAAGACAGAGAGTGGCATGTATGCATGTGACTTATGTGACAAGACATTCCAGAAAAGCAGTTCCCTTCTGCGACATAAATATGAACACACAG GAAAAAGACCACATCAGTGTCAGATTTGTAAGAAAGCGTTTAAACACAAGCACCACCTTATCGAGCACTCGAGGCTTCACTCAGGCGAGAAGCCCTATCAGTGCGATAAATGCGGCAAGCGCTTCTCACACTCGGGCTCCTACTCGCAGCACATGAATCACAGGTATTCCTACTGCAAGCGGGAGGCGGAGGAGCGGGAAGCGGCGGAGCGCGAGGCGCGCGAGAAAGGGCACTTGGAACCCACCGAGCTGCTGATGAACCGGGCTTACTTGCAGAGCATCACTCCGCAGGGGTACTCTGACTCGGAGGAACGGGAGAGTATGCCGAGGGATGGCGAGAGCGAGAAGGAGCACGAGAAAGAAGGCGAGGATGGCTACGGCAAGCTGGGGAGACAGGATGGCGACGAGGAGTtcgaggaggaagaggaagaaagtgaaaataaaagtatgGATACGGATCCCGAAACGATACGAGATGAAGAAGAGACTGGAGAACACTCCATGGACGATAGTTCAGAGGAtgggaaaatggaaaccaaatcaGACCACGAGGAAGACAATATGGAAGACGGCATGTAA